The proteins below come from a single Littorina saxatilis isolate snail1 unplaced genomic scaffold, US_GU_Lsax_2.0 scaffold_354, whole genome shotgun sequence genomic window:
- the LOC138955529 gene encoding uncharacterized protein yields the protein MASQQGGSGSIAKKPRLACCQCSRESRCIRQGECDCRANCTPCTNCAAQGCTNCSVDLGPAVECAPPCSTSGSPGNQAVSPAPPLMARSQESEDQVLRLSDHEREFLNAWFPHLESESYIIPPAHMDTVQERMAYIGEGERIQVLKTQQQIDRDESREVRDTVRIDRVLKNVHHCMNQIKNKAAREKEIMVILTQAKFGVYGANTQSIYTGAAARNTNSVKAEPLNLKEDFVDLLVIHRERGIMMAAIIPQTEDDPLAVQEELKKAAAYLKQARDVVRRSVLGDLVTQPALHQAIVLPDTTRRCLEEVLLNMSDLQELQEGLSVEPGRNVSQICLCEDDMADQTRLDAWWRASFERNEGGDHAMDTATYTQLVARFSIPLTTVELFLSRQPRLQLWTQGHLVHAVGMEHGRPMTCIALFPQQFQVLEEPPDDDDVDVRILWGPTGTSKSVVLILKGHFLLRKGCGTVFVLQTSDDGAAAAYLVGHQVRETAGQGAGSVQLVNMAEELDEDGDWTEEGKKKVQAWVEELCQHAQTHGRVHILADEAECDVIAEIYRALKQRHVRFTLWAAGVKLDVPADMERYVRKLTQPLRSPPAVVREVEQADDMKDGTVPAYTRPPVSAPCDGPPVLTVGHYDDDYRGDRQGHEGDYPWRCARCGELVADMLRDLRVGCDDNAPHGQGGLTYSDVFVLGDMDCDTDTPDDDPLSPAPFIRGLESRGVPTRKVAHNDTAAVRQLAEMTSGPTQRAAGRGRDEAVTVANEDTVWGLERHVVVYLDSGYGDDADLTGRLRSMSRSTAQVIWVKDVRT from the exons ATGGCGAGTCAGCAGGGAGGCAGCGGATCCATTGCAAAGAAACCACGTCTG GCGTGCTGCCAGTGCAGCAGGGAATCACGGTGCATCAGGCAAGGGGAGTGTGACTGCCGTGCGAACTGCACCCCCTGTACCAACTGTGCTGCTCAGGGCTGTACGAATTGCTCCGTTGATCTG GGACCGGCTGTGGAATGTGCTCCGCCGTGCAGTACCTCTGGGTCACCGGGGAACCAGGCTGTCTCTCCTGCCCCGCCCTTgatggcaagatcacaggaatcAGAGGACCAAGTGTTAAGGTTGTCAGACCATGAG AGAGAGTTTCTCAACGCCTGGTTCCCTCACCTTGAGAGCGAATCATACATAATCCCCCCGGCTCACATGGACACTGTGCAAGAGAGAATGGCATATATCGGAGAAGGTGAGCGAATCCAGGTACTGAAAACACAGCAACAAATAGACAGAGATGAGAGTAGAGAGGTCAGGGACACTGTCCGCATAGACAGAGTgctgaaaaatgtccaccactgCATGAATCAGATAAAGAACAAAGCCGCAAGGGAAAAAGAAATTATGGTAATTCTGACCCAAGCTAAATTTGGTGTATATGGTGCTAATACCCAAAGCATCTATACTGGTGCAGCCGCCAGGAACACGAACAGCGTCAAAGCAGAGCCGTTGAACCTGAAGGAGGACTTTGTTGACCTGCTCGTCATACATCGCGAGCGTGGGATAATGATGGCGGCAATCATACCTCAGACAGAAGACGACCCCCTTGCAGTTCAAGAAGAACTAAAGAAGGCCGCTGCCTACCTGAAGCAAGCCAGAGATGTTGTGAGGCGCTCTGTTCTGGGTGACCTGGTAACACAGCCAGCCCTCCACCAGGCCATTGTCCTGCCCGACACAACGAGACGCTGTCTGGAGGAGGTGCTGCTAAACATGAGCGAT TTACAGGAGTTGCAGGAAGGCCTCAGCGTCGAGCCAGGTCGGAATGTCAGCCAGATATGTCTTTGTGAGGACGATATGGCTGACCAGACAAGGCTCGACGCGTGGTGGAGGGCAAGCTTTGAACGGAATGAGGGCGGGGACCATGCCATGGATACAGCTACCTACACACAGTTGGTTGCCAG ATTCTCCATACCACTGACAACGGTTGAGCTATTCCTCAGCAGACAGCCAAGACTACAGCTGTGGACCCAGGGCCATCTTGTTCACGCTGTTGGAATGGAGCATGGTCGACCAATGACATGCATCGCTCTGTTCCCGCAGCAGTTTCAAGTCTTGGAGGAGCCGCCAGACGACGACGACGTCGACGTGAGGATCCTCTGGGGCCCGACGGGCACTTCAAAAAGCGTAGTCTTGATATTGAAGGGACATTTTCTGCTGAGGAAGGGCTGCGGCACCGTCTTCGTTCTTCAGACGAGTGATGATGGCGCTGCTGCTGCTTACCTTGTGGGTCATCAGGTGAGAGAGACTGCCGGACAGGGAGCCGGCAGCGTGCAGCTCGTCAACATGGCGGAGGAACTGGACGAGGATGGTGACTGGACAGAGGAAGGCAAGAAGAAAGTGCAGGCCTGGGTGGAGGAGCTGTgtcaacacgcacagacacacggacgCGTGCACATCCTGGCCGATGAGGCTGAGTG tgacgtCATCGCAGAGATCTACCGGGCGTTAAAACAACGACACGTCCGGTTCACCTTGTGGGCAGCAGGTGTTAAGCTAGATGTACCTGCCGACATGGAGCGTTACGTCCGCAAACTGACACAGCCCCTGAGAAGCCCACCTGCTGTGGTGAGAGAGGTGGAGCAGGCTGACGATATGAAGGATGGAACGGTCCCGGCCTACACCAGGCCGCCAGTGTCCGCACCGTGCGACGGCCCACCTGTCCTGACGGTTGGTCACTATGATGATGACTACCGCGGTGACAGACAGGGACATGAGGGTGACTATCCATGGCGGTGTGCACGGTGCGGGGAGCTGGTGGCAGACATGCTGCGAGATCTTCGTGTCG GTTGCGATGACAACGCTCCCCACGGGCAGGGCGGCCTCACCTACAGCGACGTCTTTGTGCTGGGTGACATGGactgtgacacagacacaccggATGATGACCCCTTGTCACCAGCACCCTTCATCCGGGGCCTCGAGTCACGCGGCGTCCCCACCCGTAAGGTGGCTCATAACGACACAGCGGCCGTTAGACAACTGGCTGAAATGACATCGGGTCCCACACAGAGAGCGGCAGGTAGGGGTCGAGACGAGGCGGTGACGGTGGCCAATGAGGACACAGTATGGGGCTTGGAGAGACACGTCGTCGTCTACCTGGACAGTGGGTATGGTGATGATGCTGACCTTACCGGCCGCCTGAGATCCATGTCGCGGTCCACGGCCCAGGTGATCTGGGTGAAGGATGTTAGGACATAG